The Aquificaceae bacterium genome segment GTTCCGTGATAGCTCGTTCTCCCCGAAATAGGTCGACGCCTAGCGTCATCCGGTCCTTCCCGGAGGTAGAGCCACTGGTTGGGCTAGGGCCTCGAAAGAGGTACCGAACCCTGCCAAACTCCGAATGCCGGGAAAGGTAGGATGGCAGTCAGTCCCCGGGGGATAAGCTCCGGTGGACGAGAGGGAAACAGCCCAGACCGCCAGCTAAGGTCCCAAAATCCAGGCTAAGTGGGGAAGGATGTGCGGCTGCTAAGACAGCCGGGAGGTTGGCTTAGAGGCAGCCATCCTTTAAACAGTGCGTAACAGCTGACCGGCCGAGCGGCCGTGCGCCGAAAATTTAGCGGGGCTCAAGCCTGGTACCGAAGCTGCGGGCTCGCTATTGCGAGCGGTAGGGGAGCGTTCCCTGTGGGTTGAAGTCTCACCGTAAGGTGGGATGGACTGCAGGGAAGTGAGAATCCTGGCATGAGTAGCAGCGAAGACAGGTGAGAAACCTGTCCGCCGGAAGCCCCAGGTTTTGGCGGCAATGTAAATCATCCGCCAGTTAGCCGGGACCCTAAGGCGAGGCCGAAAGGCGTAGCCGATGGGAAGCGGGTCAACATTCCCGCGCCAGCGGTGTGGAGCCAGAGTCGTGACGCAGGAGGCTAGCGGAAGCCACCTATGGAATGGTGGTCCAAGGTAGTAGGAGGGGGTGGCAGGCAAATCCGTCACCCCATACTCCGAGAGCTGATGGGGTAACTTCCGCGACGCCACACTGCCGAGAAACAACGGCGCTGGCGTTGAAGCACCGCTGCCCGTACCGGAAACCGACACAGGTGGGCTGGGTTAGTAGCCTAAGGCGTCGGGGGAACTCTCCTCAAGGAACTCGGCAAATTGCCCCCGTACCTTCGGAAGAAGGGGGGCCTATGGAGGTTAAGCCCTCGCGGTGTAAGCCTCTGTAGGTCGCAGAGACCGGGTGGTGCCGACTGTTTACCAAAAACACAGGACTACGCAAACCCGTAAGGGGATGTATGTGGTCTGAAGCCTGGCCAGTGCCCGTAGGTTAAGGGGAGGAGTGCAAGCTCCGAACCGAAGCCCGGGTAAACGCCGGCCGTAACTATGACGGTCCTAAGGTAGCTTTGCTGCCTGAACTCCGCTGTATGCGGGGAAGCCCTTAGAGCTCAGGCTACGAGAGGTAAAAACCTCCGTAAAAATGCCTGAGATTGGGCAATCCGCAGGAAACCCCAAAAAAGGGGGATCCTCAGAGACTGTACGCGGAGGCTTTTGCCTCCTTGGAGGAGCAAGATGGAGCTATCTCCCGATTGGGTTGTAGGTTTCGTAGATGGAGAAGGATGCTTCCATGTTTCTATAAACAAGCATCCTGAGATGTCCACAGGTTATCAGGTGCTTCCAGAGTTTGTAGTGGTTCAGCACGAAAGAGACCTGCAAGTGCTATATGCACTAAAGAGATTCTTCCAATGTGGTGTTGTGAGAAGAAATAACGGAGACAGATGGTGCTTAAGAATAAGAAAGCTCTCATGCTTGCAGAAGGTATGCGAGTTTTTCACAAAGCATCCTCTAAAAACCAAAAAGAACGTGGACTTTATAAGGTTTAGGCGAGTAGTTCAGAAGATGGTAGAAGGGAAGCACCTCACAGTGGATGGTCTTTTGGAAATAGTGGAGATAGCTCTTCAGATGAATAGTCAAAACAGAGAACAGCTCCTCCAAGTAAAAAAGGACCTAGAGGCAAAAGCAAGATACAGTCCACCCTCTGGCGAAAGCCAGAGATAAAGGTGAGCGAAATTCCTTGTCGGGTAAGNNNNNNNNNNNNNNNNNNNNNNNNNNNNNNNNNNNNNNNNNNNNNNNNNNNNNNNNNNNNNNNNNNNNNNNNNNNNNNNNNNNNNNNNNNNNNNNNNNNNAAGTTCCGACCTGCATGAATGGCCCAACGAGTGCCACGCTGTCTCGAGGAGAGTCCCGGCGAAATTGTAATGCCGGTCAAGATGCCGGCTACCCGCGGCAGGACGGAAAGACCCCGTGAAGCTTCACTGCAGTCTGGCATTGAGCCTTGGCTTGTCCTGCGCAGGATAGGTGGGAGCCTGTGAAGTCCCTCCTCCGGGAGGGATGGAGGCGCCGGTGAGATACCACCCTGGACAGGCTGAGGCCCTAACCGAGCGGTGTTATCCACCGCCGGGACCGTGCCAGATGGGCAGTTTAGCTGGGGCGGCTGCCTCCTAAAAGGTAACGGAGGCGTCCAAAGGTACCCTCAGGCGGGTCGGAAATCCGCCGTAGAGTACAAGGGCAGAAGGGTGCCTGACTGTGAGGCAGACATGCCGAGCAGAGGCGAAAGCCGGGCCTAGTGACCCACTGGTTCTTCGGGGAAGGGCCAGTGATCAGCGGATAAAAGCTACTCCGGGGATAACAGGCTAATCTCCCCCGAGAGCCCACATCGACGGGGAGGTTTGGTACCTCGATGTCGGCTCCCCCCATCCTGGGGCTGAAGCAGGTCCCAAGGGTTGGGCTGTTCGCCCATTAAAGGGGGACGCGAGCTGGGTTCAGAACGTCGCGAGACAGTTCGGTCCCTATCCGCCGCGGGCGCAGGAGTCTTGAGTGGGTCCGTCCCTAGTACGAGAGGACCGGGACGGGGCAGGCTCTGGTGTACCGGTTATCTCTCCAGAGGTAGCGCCGGGTAGCCATCCTGCTACGGGATAAGCGCTGAAAGCATCTAAGCGCGAAGCCCACCACAAGATAAGGACTCCCTGAAGGGCCCTGGAAGACTACCAGGTTGATAGGCAGCAGGTGGAAGCTCCGTAAGGGGTGTAGCCGAGCTGTACTAATAGCCCGTTCGACTTGCACACCCACAGGAAGGAAAACCTATTGAGTTGCTTCCCTCGGGACCATAGCGGAGGGGAAACACCCGGTTTCCATTCCGAACCCGGCAGTTAAGCCCTCCAGCGCCGATGATACTGTGCGGGGCGAACCGCACGGGAAAGTAGGTCGTCCCGGGGGTTTATAAACTTTCCAACTACCTCTCCAAATTCTTAAGGAGCTCTAAAGCTCTATAGTTTGTAAGGTCAAGTTGTAGGGGTGTTATAGAAACATACCCATGGTAAACCGCCCAATAATCCGTGCCTTCTTCCAAATGCCAACCAAACTCTTCTGCGGTTATCCAATAAAGGGGTCTTCCAGAAGGGTCTGAAAGTTTTAATACCCTTTCCCTGTAAGCCCTTTTGCCTTGACGAGTAAGCATAAAGCCCTTTATTTCCTCTCTCGGTAGGTTTGGTATGTTCACATTCAAATAGGTATCCTCTGGCATACCCACCTCAAGGACCTTAAGGACCACTTCCTTTGCTATCTTTGCTATCTGAGAAAAGTCCACATCTTCCCTTCCAAAGGCGGAGAAGGCAACGGAAGGAATTCCCAGTATCCTCCCTTCCATAGCACCAGAAACCGTGCCAGAATAGGTTATGTCTTCTCCAAGGTTTGGACCTTCGTTTATACCAGAGCAGACAAGGTCTGGCTTTCTGCCCTCAAGGAAAAGGTAATATCCTAAATGCACACAGTCCGCAGGCGTTCCGCCTATGACGGTCCAAAAATCCTCATCCACCCTTCTTATCCTCAAAGGCTGTGTAAAGGTAAGAGAGTGCCCCACACCACTAAGGTTTCTGTCTGGTGCTACCGTTATAACCCTTCCAAGACTTCTTAACTCTTCCCTTAGGGCTTTTATACCTTCTGAAAAATAACCATCGTCATTCGTTAGCAGAAAGACAGGCATTGCTTATATTTTATCTCATGAATTGTCCCAAATGTGGCGGAACAGGCTTTGTAGACAAAGGAGGCGTATTGGAGCTTTGCGATTGCAGGTATGAGGGGGTCAACCTTCAAAAATACCTAAACATACCTCCAAGGTTTTTATCCGCAGAGTTTGAAAACTACGTGCCTATCTCAGCCTCACAAAAGCAAGCCCTTGAGACCTGCATTCACTACGCCTACAGCTTTGAACCAAAAGAGGGGAAGGGTCTAACACTCATAGGTCCTCCGCAGATGGGAAAAACGCACCTTGTGGTCGCCATCCTAAAGACCGTTTACAGAAAGAAAAGAATAAGAGGTGTGTTTTTTGACACAAAGGACCTCTTCTACAGACTTCAGAGCTACGCAAACACGGAAAAGTATAGTCGCTTCATGAACCTGCTTTTGAACGCACCCCTTTTAGCCCTTGATGACTTAGGAAGTGAAAGACTCTCTGACTGGAGGATAGAAACCCTCTCCCACATAATAAGCCATAGATATAACTTTCTTAAGAGCACCCTTATAACCACAAACTACCCATTGAATAAGCAAAGCGGTGAGGAAGTAGCAGGAGCTTTGGAGGAAAGGCTTTCACCAGCGGTAGTGGGGAAAATATATCAAATGACAGATGTTATATACCTAAGCACTTAAAAAAATAAGGAAAGCACCAGCGCAGGCATAAGGTTAAGCACTTTTATCCCTTTTAAAAGGTCAAAGATTTTAAGTGCGGTAAGCACCATAAGTCCACCACCTATAAAAAGTGCGTTTGATACGGATTGCTCTCTCAAAAACTCACCGTAAAAGTAAGCAAGAAGGGTTATAGAACCCTGAAAAAGAAGCACATACAAGGCAGAGAAGGCTACTCCTTTACCAAGGGAAGATGCAAGAATAATTGAAGAAGCTCCGTCCATAAAAGCCTTTGAAAGTATTAGAGAGCTATCTCCTTTTGCACCCTCAAGGACACAACCCATAAGGGTCATGGGTCCAACGGTAAAGAGCAGGGAAGCAGAAACAAAACCCTTGGCAAGGTCTGCCTGCATGCTTGTTAGAGCGTCAATCCTCTCTTCCAATTTAAGGAAAGCACCGATTAGAGAGCCAATAATCAAAAGAAAAAAGACCTTCAAGAGCTCTGGCTTGTTCTCTGAAATGAGCCTTATTCCCAAAAGCAAAGTGAAAAGACCTATGCCCTGCATAACAGAGGTCTTTAGTCTTTCTGGAAGGCTTTTGGAAATGAGAAGACCCACAGAGGAACCCGCCAGCACAAGCCCTGCGTTCACCAGAGTTCCAAAGGTAGGAAACATTAGCCTTCGCTGTTTTGGCTTGATTGAGCCTGAGAGAGTATATCTTCAAACATCTTGTAGAAAAACTCTGCCCTATCTTGAGGTGTATAGTTTTGAAGCACCCTTTCCCTTGCTTTCTGACCTATCTCCATGGCTTCCTGTGGGTTTTCCAAGTAATAGACCAGCTTTTCCTCTATGTCCGCCCTGTCAAGGGGAAGGTAGGTTATTATTTCTTGACCCGGTGTAAAAAATCCTGGCAAGGTTGCTCTATAGTCTATAAAGGGTGCACTACCCATGTAGGCGACCTCTAAAGGTGCAAAGCCTATACCAGTGGGAACTGCATGAGGGTAGCTAAGTATGGTTATGTAAGACCTTCCAATCATTTCAAGTGCTTGGTCCCAGCTCTCTATTGGCACGTGCTCGTGTCCTTCCTTTAGCTCTCCTTCAAAAAGACCCACTATTTTGAGGTTTATACCCTCAAGGAAACTAAGCGTATACCACCTTTTTCTGGCGGTTGCGTAGAAACTAATATCGTTCAAAAGCCTTACATAGTCCTGAGGGTTTTCTTGACGCCATTTGTTAAACTCTTCTTGAAAACTCTGGTTAAACATGGACAGTATATATTCGCTAACATAAAGGATATGTGCCTCTGGGTTTCTAAAGAGGAACTCACCTACTTCAAAAAAGTATGGGATATATTCCTCTTTTAAGTTATTAGCTACCTGCTGGGCAATTATGTTAGGGTCTACTACAGGTCCAAGGAATACCGCTTCTATGTCCTTTTCGTATGAAGGTTCTACCATTTGACTGGGGTCTACGAAGGGAGTTATATAGAAGGTGCCTCTTTCGTGTCCGAGAAACCTCAGGCTGTCCGCATACTTAAGGTCTGTAACTACAGGAAGG includes the following:
- the surE gene encoding 5'/3'-nucleotidase SurE, with protein sequence MPVFLLTNDDGYFSEGIKALREELRSLGRVITVAPDRNLSGVGHSLTFTQPLRIRRVDEDFWTVIGGTPADCVHLGYYLFLEGRKPDLVCSGINEGPNLGEDITYSGTVSGAMEGRILGIPSVAFSAFGREDVDFSQIAKIAKEVVLKVLEVGMPEDTYLNVNIPNLPREEIKGFMLTRQGKRAYRERVLKLSDPSGRPLYWITAEEFGWHLEEGTDYWAVYHGYVSITPLQLDLTNYRALELLKNLER
- a CDS encoding ATP-binding protein; this translates as MNCPKCGGTGFVDKGGVLELCDCRYEGVNLQKYLNIPPRFLSAEFENYVPISASQKQALETCIHYAYSFEPKEGKGLTLIGPPQMGKTHLVVAILKTVYRKKRIRGVFFDTKDLFYRLQSYANTEKYSRFMNLLLNAPLLALDDLGSERLSDWRIETLSHIISHRYNFLKSTLITTNYPLNKQSGEEVAGALEERLSPAVVGKIYQMTDVIYLST
- a CDS encoding DUF554 domain-containing protein translates to MFPTFGTLVNAGLVLAGSSVGLLISKSLPERLKTSVMQGIGLFTLLLGIRLISENKPELLKVFFLLIIGSLIGAFLKLEERIDALTSMQADLAKGFVSASLLFTVGPMTLMGCVLEGAKGDSSLILSKAFMDGASSIILASSLGKGVAFSALYVLLFQGSITLLAYFYGEFLREQSVSNALFIGGGLMVLTALKIFDLLKGIKVLNLMPALVLSLFF
- a CDS encoding glycosyltransferase — protein: MRIALLRQGKDLGINRHILAFLELFREKGAQVQDFDLTEGDLKEVVNRLLDFSPLFTLDLNGSCVVFGERNGERLPIFDAFGFVHVSLFTDEPLFHFPTLFDLREANNFLPVVTDLKYADSLRFLGHERGTFYITPFVDPSQMVEPSYEKDIEAVFLGPVVDPNIIAQQVANNLKEEYIPYFFEVGEFLFRNPEAHILYVSEYILSMFNQSFQEEFNKWRQENPQDYVRLLNDISFYATARKRWYTLSFLEGINLKIVGLFEGELKEGHEHVPIESWDQALEMIGRSYITILSYPHAVPTGIGFAPLEVAYMGSAPFIDYRATLPGFFTPGQEIITYLPLDRADIEEKLVYYLENPQEAMEIGQKARERVLQNYTPQDRAEFFYKMFEDILSQAQSSQNSEG